In the genome of Halobacterium noricense, one region contains:
- a CDS encoding ArsR/SmtB family transcription factor, with product MSEDSDPTSVLSLLDDEHARAILAAASTEPMSASQLSEACDASTATVYRRIDDLTDHELLEESINVRSDGNHHRVYRATFRRFTLELNDGEYTTEVECESEDVADRFTRMWEGL from the coding sequence GTGAGCGAGGACAGCGACCCGACATCGGTGCTCTCGTTGCTCGACGACGAGCACGCCCGCGCCATCCTCGCAGCGGCGAGCACGGAACCCATGTCCGCGAGCCAACTGAGCGAGGCCTGTGACGCGTCGACCGCGACGGTGTATCGGCGAATCGACGACCTGACCGACCACGAGTTGCTGGAGGAGTCCATCAACGTCCGGTCGGACGGCAACCACCACCGCGTCTACCGCGCGACGTTCCGCCGGTTCACTCTCGAACTCAACGACGGCGAGTACACTACCGAGGTCGAGTGCGAATCCGAGGACGTCGCCGACCGCTTCACGAGAATGTGGGAGGGACTGTAA
- a CDS encoding DUF7521 family protein has protein sequence MNALYVVNVAASFAATAVGLFIGYHAYRGFRRHQSVPMQYLSAGLVLLTAVTYTATFVGSAMLRYGVLDTTLEAPFRLVVRMLQLAGLLCIAYSLYRRPS, from the coding sequence ATGAACGCACTCTACGTCGTCAACGTCGCCGCGTCGTTCGCCGCGACCGCCGTCGGACTGTTCATCGGCTACCACGCCTACCGGGGGTTCCGTCGCCACCAGAGCGTGCCGATGCAGTACCTCTCGGCGGGGCTGGTGCTCCTGACGGCGGTGACGTACACCGCGACGTTCGTCGGCTCCGCGATGCTCCGGTACGGCGTCCTCGACACGACTCTCGAAGCGCCGTTCCGGCTCGTTGTCCGGATGCTCCAGCTCGCGGGCTTGCTCTGCATCGCGTACTCGCTGTACCGCCGACCGTCGTAG
- a CDS encoding LolA family protein: MGRQTLLAVAVAALLVTSGCTGLDVLADDAATPSDVDVAQRYDSLDTLEATRVTTVDDGNTTNETRALVRVDFTTDPPRRYQRTLAPESRAGDVTVLNESGALLYDADENTVRRVPRIDGWTTRNQSAYLARIVAAAHGDGVAEVSDGVSPLPIIPTTRSGPSIPEDAIEGFEVEYLGTQRVAGRTAHGFELTAVSEAALTANQTLWLDSEYYYPLKTSRRIDYRNRTIEATSRLKTVTFDADLPADAFHFDVPEDATGETLNVSTQTFDSASALREHVDFSVPDPEVPAAYEFDEAQYVSGNVTQASLQYVTADGEQLTVTKTTSGPNANGWFTSGENVTVAGHDSQYLTTPRSNFVSWSCGDTRYAVVATDLEKESLLAVADSVGCE, encoded by the coding sequence ATGGGGCGACAGACGCTGCTGGCGGTCGCGGTCGCTGCCCTCCTCGTCACGAGCGGCTGCACCGGCCTCGACGTCCTCGCGGACGACGCGGCGACGCCGTCGGACGTCGACGTCGCCCAGCGCTACGACTCCCTCGACACCCTCGAAGCCACCCGGGTGACCACCGTCGACGACGGGAACACCACCAACGAAACTCGCGCGCTCGTCCGCGTCGACTTCACGACCGACCCGCCCCGCCGGTACCAGCGAACGCTCGCGCCCGAATCCCGTGCGGGAGACGTGACGGTGCTCAACGAGTCCGGGGCACTGCTGTACGACGCTGACGAGAATACAGTGAGGCGCGTCCCACGGATCGATGGATGGACGACCAGAAACCAGTCCGCGTACCTCGCACGAATCGTCGCGGCCGCGCACGGCGATGGCGTGGCCGAGGTGTCGGACGGCGTCTCGCCGCTTCCCATCATCCCAACGACCCGGAGCGGACCGTCGATTCCCGAGGACGCTATTGAGGGCTTCGAGGTCGAGTATCTCGGGACGCAGCGCGTCGCCGGGCGGACCGCCCACGGCTTCGAGTTGACCGCGGTCTCGGAGGCGGCGTTGACCGCGAACCAGACGCTGTGGCTGGACAGCGAGTACTACTACCCACTAAAGACCAGCCGCCGCATCGACTACCGGAACCGCACTATCGAGGCGACGTCGCGTCTAAAAACAGTCACGTTCGACGCCGACCTCCCGGCGGACGCGTTCCACTTTGACGTCCCCGAGGACGCGACAGGGGAGACGCTGAACGTCTCCACGCAGACGTTCGACTCGGCGAGCGCGCTCCGGGAGCACGTCGACTTCTCCGTTCCCGACCCAGAGGTGCCCGCGGCGTACGAGTTCGACGAAGCACAGTACGTCAGCGGAAATGTGACGCAGGCCAGCCTCCAGTACGTCACGGCGGACGGCGAGCAACTCACGGTCACCAAGACGACGTCCGGGCCGAACGCGAACGGGTGGTTTACCTCCGGTGAGAACGTCACCGTCGCGGGCCACGACAGCCAGTACCTCACGACGCCGCGAAGCAACTTCGTGTCGTGGTCGTGCGGCGATACCCGGTACGCCGTGGTCGCCACCGACCTCGAAAAGGAGTCGCTGTTGGCGGTCGCCGACTCCGTCGGCTGCGAATAG
- a CDS encoding CbiX/SirB N-terminal domain-containing protein: MQALVIVGHGSHLNPGSSDPAFTHADTIRASGAFDEVREAFWKEEPSFREVLRTLESEEVFVVPLFISEGYFTEQVIPRELRLNEWDPEDWDSDGTDADHVTVRAEDVDKTVHYCGPVGTHDSMSDVIVERAKSITDDPGVGEGFGLAVVGHGTERNENSAKAIHYHADRIRDTGRFEEVKAVFMDEDPEVDDVTEFFDAEDIVVVPLFVADGFHTQEDIPEDMGLTDDYRTGYDVPAEVDGHRIWYSGAVGTEPLVADVILERADDAGADLADAIERVRQQTESDSATSAGD; encoded by the coding sequence ATGCAAGCGCTGGTCATCGTCGGCCACGGTTCACACCTCAACCCGGGTTCCTCGGACCCGGCGTTCACACACGCGGACACAATCCGCGCGTCGGGTGCATTCGACGAGGTCCGGGAGGCGTTCTGGAAGGAAGAGCCGTCGTTCCGCGAAGTGCTGCGCACGCTCGAATCCGAGGAGGTGTTCGTCGTCCCGCTGTTCATCTCCGAGGGCTACTTCACGGAGCAAGTCATCCCCCGGGAACTCCGCCTCAACGAGTGGGATCCCGAGGACTGGGACTCGGACGGCACGGACGCCGATCACGTCACCGTGCGGGCCGAGGACGTCGACAAGACCGTCCACTACTGCGGGCCGGTCGGCACCCACGACTCGATGAGCGACGTCATCGTCGAACGCGCGAAGTCCATCACCGACGATCCCGGCGTCGGCGAGGGCTTTGGGCTCGCGGTCGTCGGCCACGGCACCGAGCGCAACGAGAACTCCGCGAAAGCTATCCATTACCACGCCGACCGCATCCGCGACACCGGCCGCTTCGAGGAAGTGAAGGCGGTGTTCATGGACGAGGACCCGGAGGTGGACGACGTCACGGAGTTCTTCGACGCGGAGGACATCGTCGTCGTCCCGCTGTTCGTCGCCGACGGCTTCCACACCCAGGAGGACATCCCCGAAGACATGGGCCTCACCGACGACTACCGCACGGGCTACGACGTCCCGGCGGAAGTCGACGGCCACCGCATCTGGTACTCTGGCGCCGTGGGAACTGAGCCGCTGGTCGCAGACGTGATCCTCGAGCGCGCCGACGACGCGGGCGCCGACCTCGCGGACGCCATCGAGCGCGTGCGCCAGCAGACCGAGAGTGACAGCGCCACGAGCGCGGGAGACTGA